From one Lycium ferocissimum isolate CSIRO_LF1 chromosome 7, AGI_CSIRO_Lferr_CH_V1, whole genome shotgun sequence genomic stretch:
- the LOC132061922 gene encoding uncharacterized protein LOC132061922 — translation MQEKSRMQSKRSVVARRAWNVLRLALLWARKGGIFKNRHLVDLRLLPKYIKSLRHTNDHYRALHYGEREFSFDDTPIIHVKMHRPACLRFKMPNIPCIKPQVDFDFDFDNDNDYDDETYHHNNDDVPRRSFLKGADDDYDEEEDEYVSCEVSEDEISAGGGDEAIDMKAEQFIAKFYEQIKLQKKMSFLQHH, via the coding sequence ATGCAAGAAAAGTCGAGAATGCAGAGCAAGAGATCAGTGGTTGCTCGTAGAGCTTGGAACGTTCTACGCTTAGCCTTGTTATGGGCTAGAAAAGGTGGCATTTTCAAGAACAGGCACCTTGTGGATCTCCGTTTGCTTCCCAAATATATTAAAAGCCTCCGTCATACCAATGATCACTACAGGGCACTACATTATGGAGAGCGTGAGTTTTCCTTTGATGACACCCCTATTATTCACGTTAAAATGCATCGCCCTGCTTGCTTGCGTTTCAAGATGCCAAACATTCCCTGCATCAAACCTCAAGTCGATTTTGACTTTGATtttgataacgataatgattaTGACGATGAAACGTACCATCATAACAATGACGATGTTCCAAGGAGAAGTTTCTTGAAGGGTGcagatgatgattatgatgaagAGGAGGATGAGTATGTAAGCTGCGAGGTGTCTGAGGATGAGATCAGTGCTGGTGGTGGCGATGAAGCAATTGATATGAAGGCTGAGCAGTTTATTGCAAAGTTCTATGAGCAAATAAAGCtgcaaaaaaaaatgtcatttttacAACACCATTAG
- the LOC132062523 gene encoding uncharacterized protein LOC132062523 — MQEKSRMQSKRSVVARRAWNVLRLALLWARKGGIFKNRHLVDLRLLPKYIKSLRHTNDHYGALHYGEREFSFDETPIIHVKMHRPASLRFKMPNIPCIKPQVDFDFDFDNDNDYDDETYHHNNDNVPRRSFLKGADDDYDEEEDEYVSCEVSEDEISAGGGDEAIDMKAEEFIAKFYEQIKLQRQISYLQYHETLAN, encoded by the coding sequence ATGCAGGAAAAGTCGAGAATGCAGAGCAAGAGATCAGTGGTTGCTCGTAGAGCTTGGAACGTTCTACGTTTAGCCTTGTTATGGGCTAGAAAAGGTGGCATTTTCAAGAACAGGCACCTTGTGGATCTCCGTTTGCTTCCTAAATATATTAAAAGCCTCCGTCATACCAATGATCACTATGGGGCACTACATTATGGGGAGCGTGAGTTTTCCTTTGATGAAACTCCTATTATTCACGTTAAAATGCATCGCCCTGCTTCCTTGCGTTTCAAGATGCCAAATATTCCATGCATCAAACCTCAAGTCGACTTTGACTTTGATtttgataacgataatgattaTGACGATGAAACGTACCATCATAACAATGACAATGTTCCAAGGAGGAGTTTCTTGAAGGGTGcggatgatgattatgatgaagAGGAGGATGAGTATGTAAGCTGCGAGGTGTCTGAGGATGAGATCAGTGCTGGTGGTGGCGATGAAGCAATTGATATGAAGGCTGAGGAGTTTATTGCAAAGTTCTATGAGCAAATAAAGCTTCAAAGACAAATATCATATTTACAATACCATGAGACACTCGCTAATTAA